From Streptomyces zhihengii, the proteins below share one genomic window:
- a CDS encoding DNA-binding response regulator codes for MAETLTIRGDLELLARAGHLFSSVREELVCAARDVGTWPRPGAREAARERMRNGGTQQVRKLFSPSALADERSRAHLKEVVAMGAQVRIAATALPHETIVIDRRYAILAGPHLPGGREYTVTTEPNLVGGVHTLFTAAWEAATDLGAFLRGEHPHLDDGGRRVLRTLASGATDETAARELGMSLRTYRRRVAELLAALDADSRFQAGVRVGELGLSG; via the coding sequence GTGGCAGAGACCCTGACGATCCGTGGCGACCTGGAACTCCTCGCCCGCGCCGGGCACCTGTTCTCCTCGGTCCGTGAGGAACTTGTGTGCGCCGCCCGTGATGTCGGCACCTGGCCCCGCCCCGGTGCCCGGGAAGCCGCTCGCGAGCGCATGCGGAACGGCGGTACCCAGCAGGTCCGCAAGCTGTTCAGCCCGTCCGCGCTGGCCGACGAGCGCAGCCGCGCGCACCTGAAGGAGGTCGTGGCCATGGGCGCGCAGGTGCGGATCGCCGCCACCGCCCTCCCGCACGAGACGATCGTCATCGACCGCCGGTACGCGATCCTCGCCGGCCCGCACCTTCCCGGAGGCCGGGAGTACACCGTGACCACCGAGCCCAACCTGGTCGGCGGAGTGCACACGTTGTTCACGGCCGCGTGGGAGGCGGCCACCGATCTCGGAGCCTTCCTCCGGGGCGAGCATCCCCACCTCGACGACGGCGGCCGGAGGGTGCTGCGCACGCTGGCATCGGGCGCCACCGACGAGACGGCCGCCCGAGAGCTGGGCATGTCCCTCCGTACCTACCGCCGCCGGGTCGCCGAACTTCTGGCCGCCCTCGACGCGGACTCACGCTTCCAGGCCGGGGTGCGCGTGGGTGAGCTGGGACTGAGCGGCTGA
- a CDS encoding helix-turn-helix domain-containing protein, whose amino-acid sequence MDRDWARLGQRLKAAREARGLEQQAVAAAIGVGRGALLRIERGQVSRISPTIRAYATEVGWTADSPEAVLVGGEPTMAEPEESGNSQSPSLGVASVAPELVSELPWRIRAALADGPLIDTAVIDLPAGDDEDSDAKMVVIVRGRGELTPDQMRRALLRWEQTEAELRNTDHRE is encoded by the coding sequence ATGGATCGAGACTGGGCGCGGCTAGGGCAACGGCTCAAGGCCGCTCGCGAGGCTCGCGGACTCGAGCAGCAGGCGGTGGCCGCCGCTATCGGCGTTGGCCGGGGAGCGCTGCTGCGTATCGAGCGCGGCCAGGTTTCGCGCATCAGCCCGACGATCCGCGCGTATGCCACAGAGGTGGGCTGGACTGCCGACTCACCCGAGGCCGTCCTCGTTGGTGGGGAGCCGACGATGGCGGAGCCGGAGGAGTCAGGCAACTCTCAGTCTCCGAGCCTTGGCGTGGCCAGCGTGGCTCCAGAGCTGGTCAGCGAGTTGCCGTGGCGGATCAGGGCGGCTCTCGCGGACGGGCCGCTGATCGATACCGCGGTCATCGATCTGCCGGCGGGCGATGACGAGGACTCCGACGCGAAGATGGTCGTCATCGTGCGCGGACGCGGCGAGCTGACGCCGGATCAGATGCGGCGGGCGCTGCTGCGGTGGGAGCAGACGGAGGCTGAGCTCCGGAACACCGACCACCGAGAGTGA
- a CDS encoding LuxR C-terminal-related transcriptional regulator, which translates to MSIGPSTRARIMAGLADGRTDAELAADLGIAVGTLQCYIAALCRQYKVPGRNALIPLAVQRGWLPAAADVPLPRPVGPLGLVLLCIAAGRTMQDIGRHAGCSESTARRHAKDVCAHYGATTRTQAVALAIRSRHLAPHQAFTTIPANPFPRTRPGRTA; encoded by the coding sequence GTGAGCATCGGGCCCTCGACGCGCGCCCGGATCATGGCCGGCCTCGCCGACGGCCGCACTGACGCCGAGCTTGCCGCAGACCTCGGCATCGCAGTGGGCACGCTGCAGTGCTACATCGCCGCCCTGTGCCGTCAGTACAAGGTCCCAGGACGGAACGCCCTGATCCCCCTCGCCGTTCAGCGCGGGTGGCTCCCGGCGGCCGCCGATGTGCCGCTGCCCCGGCCTGTCGGGCCTCTGGGGCTGGTGCTGCTGTGCATCGCGGCCGGTCGCACGATGCAGGACATCGGCCGCCACGCCGGCTGCTCCGAGTCCACCGCCCGGCGCCATGCCAAGGACGTCTGCGCCCACTACGGCGCCACGACACGCACCCAGGCCGTCGCCCTCGCGATCCGGTCCCGGCACCTCGCCCCACACCAGGCGTTCACCACGATCCCCGCCAACCCCTTCCCCCGCACCCGCCCCGGCCGTACGGCCTGA
- a CDS encoding FG-GAP repeat domain-containing protein: MSRARVRTNRFRLTAAVTVALAATAAGTLATPTASAASATPATAAASAAPAAVRDVAPFPAGGTLLSAGPTGFLAKAGTTATPYFWTGYDGTVTPLPGSRYYGAAGTDTIVRAEENGTYTLYDMGTGAEPVVITTPGTLAGVVGSTLVTTDGDGIHLVHRAGDEIVCRAVTGLPGPSRVETFGEGTFTAVTGGGALLSLVDVATASAVATVESDNSVLGFEAVAGSPTHLTWYDYTPADDGGHFHVLDRTTGTSRILPEGVGGRPPALSKDWLALLNTSRASGRPLLLHSLKDGRNLRVLDRADEVKVAADGTFLVRGNLARQDGIYRVSVGDDGAPRAELVADGGRLADLTVTRQAVPSVLDFDEEDDWATVVFGFNHSVSITFTLTHTATGRQRTFGYSTGSQPEYRFTLNSDGGWWDPADYSGAYTWTMTAKETENVGPGVERTGSLVLKRPFLPRDYDANGSPDVLVRDSAGGLAAYDTKELRHMLAGDELAPTTLGTGWNTYTLMAAPGDLGGSAADDVVGRDRDGVLWLHRGEGQTLLPRTKVGGGWQVYNKITAGSDLNGDGRGDLLATDTSGVLWFYAATGDADAPFKPRKKVGGGWGVYNLLTAPGNIAGATGGDLLARDTSGTLWMYLGKGDGTFTARRRVGGGWQQFSHLTAFGDKNGDGRRDLHAIGPSGSRSYHATGSVDRPFGTPETLHLRSDTTFKTVF; the protein is encoded by the coding sequence ATGTCGCGCGCCCGCGTCCGCACCAACCGGTTCCGGCTGACCGCAGCCGTCACCGTCGCTCTGGCCGCCACGGCCGCCGGCACACTCGCCACCCCCACGGCCTCCGCCGCCTCCGCCACGCCCGCCACCGCCGCGGCCTCCGCCGCTCCCGCCGCGGTGCGGGACGTCGCACCGTTCCCGGCGGGCGGCACGCTCCTCAGCGCCGGGCCGACCGGCTTCCTCGCGAAGGCGGGCACCACCGCGACGCCGTACTTCTGGACCGGGTACGACGGCACGGTCACCCCGCTGCCCGGCTCCCGCTACTACGGCGCCGCCGGCACCGACACGATCGTGCGGGCCGAGGAGAACGGCACGTACACCCTGTACGACATGGGCACCGGCGCCGAACCGGTCGTCATCACGACCCCCGGCACGCTCGCGGGCGTCGTGGGCTCGACGCTGGTGACGACGGACGGCGACGGGATCCATCTGGTGCACAGGGCGGGGGACGAGATCGTCTGCCGCGCGGTGACCGGCCTCCCCGGCCCCTCACGGGTCGAGACCTTCGGAGAGGGCACGTTCACTGCGGTGACCGGTGGCGGGGCGCTCCTGTCCCTGGTGGACGTCGCCACCGCCTCGGCGGTCGCGACCGTCGAGTCCGACAACAGCGTGCTGGGGTTCGAGGCCGTGGCCGGGTCGCCGACACATCTGACCTGGTACGACTACACGCCCGCGGACGACGGCGGGCACTTCCACGTGCTCGACCGCACCACGGGCACGTCCCGGATCCTGCCCGAGGGCGTCGGCGGTCGCCCACCGGCCCTGTCGAAGGACTGGCTGGCGCTCCTGAACACCAGCAGGGCCTCCGGACGGCCACTCCTCCTCCACTCCCTGAAGGACGGCCGGAACCTGCGCGTCCTCGACCGCGCGGACGAGGTGAAGGTCGCTGCCGACGGAACCTTCCTCGTGCGGGGCAACCTCGCGCGCCAGGACGGGATCTACCGTGTCTCCGTCGGCGATGACGGAGCGCCCCGAGCCGAGCTCGTGGCGGACGGCGGACGCCTCGCGGACCTCACCGTGACGCGCCAGGCGGTGCCGTCCGTCCTCGACTTCGACGAGGAGGACGACTGGGCGACCGTCGTCTTCGGCTTCAACCACTCCGTGTCGATCACGTTCACGCTGACGCACACCGCCACCGGCCGGCAGCGGACCTTCGGGTACTCCACCGGTTCGCAGCCCGAGTACCGCTTCACCCTGAACAGCGACGGCGGCTGGTGGGACCCGGCGGACTACAGCGGGGCGTACACCTGGACGATGACGGCCAAGGAGACGGAGAACGTCGGGCCGGGCGTCGAGCGGACGGGCAGCCTCGTGCTGAAGCGTCCCTTCCTACCGCGCGACTACGACGCCAACGGGTCCCCGGACGTGCTCGTCCGCGACAGCGCGGGCGGGCTGGCCGCGTACGACACCAAGGAACTGCGCCACATGCTGGCGGGCGACGAGCTGGCCCCGACCACCCTGGGCACCGGCTGGAACACGTACACGCTGATGGCCGCCCCGGGCGACCTCGGCGGCTCCGCGGCGGACGACGTCGTCGGCCGCGACCGCGACGGCGTCCTCTGGCTTCACCGGGGCGAGGGGCAGACGCTGCTCCCGCGCACCAAGGTCGGCGGCGGCTGGCAGGTCTACAACAAGATCACCGCCGGCTCCGACCTGAACGGCGACGGCCGGGGCGACCTCCTCGCCACCGACACCTCCGGCGTCCTGTGGTTCTACGCCGCCACCGGTGACGCCGACGCCCCCTTCAAGCCCCGCAAGAAGGTCGGCGGCGGCTGGGGCGTCTACAACCTCCTCACCGCCCCGGGCAACATCGCCGGCGCCACCGGCGGCGACCTCCTGGCCCGCGACACCTCCGGCACCCTGTGGATGTACCTCGGCAAGGGCGACGGCACCTTCACCGCCCGCCGCCGGGTCGGCGGCGGCTGGCAGCAGTTCAGCCACCTCACCGCCTTCGGCGACAAGAACGGGGACGGCCGCCGCGACCTCCACGCGATCGGCCCCTCCGGCTCCCGCTCCTACCACGCCACCGGCTCCGTGGACCGCCCCTTCGGCACCCCGGAAACGCTTCACCTGCGGTCCGACACCACGTTCAAGACCGTCTTCTGA
- a CDS encoding helix-turn-helix domain-containing protein has translation MTPNGIAIRRIRQDRKMSLRALSRLVGLDRGYLSRLERGLVHRPADDKLRAIAAALEVSTTDITERRDITMTTALRPIPPVDDSGTDPAELVHYTPYQVADHGWLPMAGRTLRDMAVKRRVPHSQAGGRITFTLAHVREIAASYEVRPITETKHGA, from the coding sequence GTGACACCGAATGGGATTGCAATACGGCGCATCAGGCAGGATCGAAAAATGAGCCTGCGTGCTCTGTCCCGGCTGGTTGGTCTCGATCGCGGCTACCTCTCCCGGCTGGAGAGAGGGCTCGTACACAGACCCGCTGACGACAAGCTCCGTGCGATCGCCGCCGCCCTCGAGGTGTCCACCACCGACATCACCGAGAGGAGAGACATCACCATGACGACAGCACTCCGGCCCATCCCGCCCGTCGACGACAGCGGCACCGACCCGGCTGAGCTCGTCCACTACACGCCGTACCAGGTCGCTGATCACGGCTGGCTGCCCATGGCCGGCCGCACGCTCCGCGACATGGCCGTCAAGCGCAGAGTCCCCCACAGCCAGGCCGGCGGCCGCATCACCTTCACCCTCGCGCACGTCCGGGAGATCGCCGCCTCGTATGAGGTGCGCCCGATCACCGAGACCAAGCACGGCGCCTGA
- a CDS encoding phiSA1p31-related protein: MGAHTYMLGAVPGIDPGVEIDLTRVREDSVGAHWFWDRTFTPDGVPVMERLGRPEVPGGDTLLPLDQLVTRRGPLSAVPAVRPPDIALVHSVLGALADGSDEVPPPVPVRPVLRSPASTTTAVATLPATDPATLATRKTVRAHAAARRALPGRAARPHLRGGARLRGGSRLLGGAR, from the coding sequence ATGGGGGCCCACACCTACATGCTCGGCGCGGTCCCCGGTATCGACCCGGGCGTTGAGATCGACCTCACCCGCGTGCGGGAGGACAGCGTCGGGGCTCACTGGTTCTGGGACCGCACGTTCACCCCCGACGGCGTCCCCGTCATGGAGCGCCTCGGCCGCCCGGAGGTCCCGGGCGGCGACACGCTGCTGCCGCTGGACCAACTCGTCACCCGGCGCGGCCCGCTCAGCGCCGTCCCCGCCGTAAGGCCCCCGGACATCGCGCTGGTCCACTCCGTCCTGGGCGCCCTGGCCGACGGCTCCGACGAGGTCCCGCCCCCGGTTCCGGTCCGGCCCGTGCTCCGCTCCCCGGCCTCGACCACCACCGCGGTGGCCACGCTGCCGGCCACCGACCCGGCGACCCTCGCGACCCGCAAGACCGTGCGGGCTCACGCCGCGGCGCGCCGGGCGCTCCCCGGCCGCGCCGCCCGCCCCCACCTGCGCGGGGGTGCCCGCTTGCGCGGTGGTTCCCGCCTGCTCGGGGGTGCGCGGTGA